The Chryseobacterium nakagawai genome has a segment encoding these proteins:
- a CDS encoding glycosyltransferase family 4 protein — MKIAFDAKRFFHNTSGLGNYSRDLVRILSQYEPDNEYLLLNKNKSERGKDILERSNVKFIETSKGKFSRQLKMGKDAQKVGADIFHGLSGELPLKWDQKPIKKIVTIHDLIFVRYPQYYSFFDRKIHFWKFKKAADMADKIIAISEQTKRDIIEFLKVPESKIEVIYQGCHKAFKEQQSAEQIQGAKDKFKLPERFILNVGTIEDRKNLLNIVKAIKDTGIPLVVVGKKTKYYQKIESFLKKNKMETQVQFLEGVSMDELAMIYKLADIFVYPSFFEGFGIPIIEALFSKTVVVTSNTSCLPEAGGKDSVYIDPNNEFDIKAKIKFLWENESERKRREERGFEFVQQFNDEPIAKNLMELYQKII, encoded by the coding sequence ATGAAAATTGCTTTTGACGCAAAACGTTTTTTCCATAACACCTCAGGGTTAGGTAATTATTCAAGAGATCTGGTAAGAATACTTTCTCAATATGAACCGGACAATGAATATCTGCTGCTCAACAAGAACAAGTCTGAGCGTGGAAAAGACATTCTTGAACGCTCCAATGTTAAGTTTATAGAAACCTCAAAAGGAAAGTTTTCACGCCAGTTGAAAATGGGAAAAGATGCCCAAAAGGTAGGGGCAGATATTTTCCATGGCTTATCTGGTGAATTGCCTTTGAAATGGGATCAGAAACCGATTAAAAAGATCGTTACCATTCATGATCTGATCTTTGTACGATATCCTCAATATTATTCTTTTTTTGATCGTAAAATCCACTTTTGGAAGTTTAAAAAAGCGGCTGATATGGCAGATAAGATCATTGCGATTTCAGAACAGACGAAAAGAGACATTATCGAGTTCTTAAAAGTCCCTGAAAGTAAAATTGAAGTTATTTATCAAGGCTGTCATAAAGCATTTAAAGAACAACAGTCTGCGGAACAGATTCAGGGGGCTAAAGACAAATTCAAACTTCCTGAAAGATTCATTCTGAATGTAGGAACCATTGAAGATCGTAAGAACCTTCTGAATATAGTAAAAGCGATCAAAGACACCGGAATTCCGTTGGTTGTAGTAGGAAAAAAAACCAAATATTATCAAAAAATAGAAAGCTTCCTGAAAAAAAATAAAATGGAAACACAGGTGCAGTTTCTGGAGGGAGTTTCTATGGATGAACTTGCTATGATTTATAAGCTGGCAGATATTTTTGTCTATCCAAGTTTCTTTGAAGGCTTTGGAATTCCTATCATAGAAGCACTTTTCTCCAAAACAGTAGTGGTAACCAGCAATACAAGTTGTTTGCCGGAAGCAGGAGGAAAAGATTCGGTATATATTGATCCAAACAATGAGTTTGACATCAAAGCCAAAATCAAATTTTTGTGGGAAAATGAATCCGAAAGAAAACGCCGTGAGGAAAGGGGTTTTGAGTTTGTCCAACAGTTCAATGATGAACCCATTGCCAAGAATCTGATGGAACTTTATCAAAAAATTATTTAA
- the hisG gene encoding ATP phosphoribosyltransferase has protein sequence MSKLKIAIQKSGRLYEESLQLLKDCGIFVNNGKDQLKVSVDNFPMEIMYLRNSDIPQYLEDGVVDVAIVGENLLIEKQKQFQIVEKLGFSKCRVSIAVPKEVETDDLGYFQGRKIATSYPNTLKNFLEAKGIISDIHVISGSVEIAPNIGLAEGICDIVSSGSTLFKNGLRETVTLLKSEAVLAQTPQLSSDKAAILDKFLFRIKAVLKAKNSKYILMNVPNDKIQKVADVLPVLKSPTVIPLAEKGWSSIHSVIDEERFWEVIDELKENGAQDILIIPIDKMVI, from the coding sequence ATGAGTAAATTAAAAATTGCGATTCAGAAAAGTGGACGGCTGTACGAAGAATCCCTGCAGCTTCTTAAAGACTGTGGAATCTTTGTCAACAATGGAAAAGATCAGCTAAAAGTTTCGGTAGATAACTTCCCGATGGAAATCATGTACCTTCGGAATTCAGACATTCCTCAATATCTGGAAGATGGAGTGGTGGATGTTGCTATTGTAGGTGAAAATCTTTTGATTGAGAAACAAAAGCAGTTTCAAATTGTTGAGAAACTGGGGTTTTCAAAATGCCGTGTTTCCATTGCTGTCCCAAAAGAAGTTGAAACCGATGATCTTGGCTACTTCCAAGGCCGAAAAATTGCCACTTCTTACCCTAACACTCTTAAGAATTTTTTAGAAGCAAAAGGAATCATTTCAGATATCCACGTGATTTCCGGTTCCGTAGAAATTGCTCCCAATATCGGGCTTGCAGAAGGAATTTGCGATATCGTAAGTTCCGGAAGTACCTTATTCAAAAACGGATTGAGGGAAACGGTAACGCTTTTGAAATCAGAAGCAGTTCTGGCTCAAACGCCACAATTATCATCCGACAAAGCAGCTATTCTGGATAAATTCCTTTTCAGAATCAAAGCCGTTTTAAAGGCAAAAAATTCAAAATACATCCTGATGAATGTTCCCAATGATAAAATCCAAAAAGTTGCAGATGTACTTCCTGTACTGAAAAGCCCTACGGTGATTCCATTGGCAGAAAAAGGCTGGAGTAGTATTCATTCTGTGATTGATGAAGAGCGTTTCTGGGAAGTTATCGATGAGCTGAAGGAGAATGGAGCTCAAGATATACTCATTATTCCCATTGACAAAATGGTGATTTAA